A stretch of DNA from Alistipes sp. ZOR0009:
TCGACCTAGAAAACAAGCGTCGTGAGCTAAACGAAATCACCTCTGAAACTCAGAAAGAGGAGGACGAGTTGACAGAGCGTTCTCAAAAGCTGGAGCAGCTTATCGAGCCTCGTCTTATTTACGCCTACAAGCGTATTCGTAGCAACGCTCGCAACGGGTTGGCCGTAGCTACCGTTAAGCGTGATGCTTGCGGAGGTTGCTTTAACCGAATCCCACCACAACGTCAGCTTGATATTAAGCTAAGCAAGAAGGTTATCGTTTGCGAGTACTGCGGACGTATCCTTGTAGATGCTTCGTTTGCTGGCGAAAGCGAAGAATAGCATTCCACCAATTATAAAGTAAAGGCTGCCCGTAGTAGGCAGCCTTTATTGTTCTCCTAAATTTAAATTGTATCCAGCGCATGGAACATAACTCCGCAAAGCTATTTACGTCTAGCTTTATTTTTGCCTTTCTAGCCAACTCGTTGATGATGCTGGCTTTTTATATGCTAATGCCGACGCTGCCAATATACCTTATAAATGTATTGGGCTTCGAACCTTCCGATGTGGGGATTATTGTCTCGTCCTACATTATTTCGGCGGTAGTAATTCGTCCGCTATCTGGCTTTTTGATAGATTCTCTTAGGCGTAAGCCATTTTATGTGATAGTTTTTTCTCTGTTTACCGTCATCTTTGGAGGCTATACGCTTTTTGCATCATTTGCAATGCTGCTGGTGGTTCGCATTCTACAGGGATTTGTGTGGGGGATAATTATCCCGTTGGGAAATACGCTGGCTATCGATATAATGCCATCAGACCGAAGAGGTACGGGCATTGGAATTTATGGAATGTCATCTAACCTAGCAATGGCGTTGGGGCCTGTTGTCGGGCTAACGTTGCTCGATTCTTTGGGCTTTCCTTCTATTGCAATGGTTTCAATGGCAGCCTCTGCTCTTGGAGTTCTTTTTGCTTTGCTGATAAAGGCGCCTCGCAAGCAGATTGAGAAAAGGAACGAGCCCATATCGTTGGATCGGTTTATTTTGGTAAAAGCAATCCCAGTAGGGATTAACGTTTTGCTGGTTTGCTTTTCATATGGTTTCTTGGTGGCCTATGCGGCATTGTATGGGCGCGAAATGGGGATACAGAATGTTGGACTATTCTTTATTCTCATGGCAATTGGTGTAATCGCATCGCGATTATTCACAGGGCGGTTTATTGATAAGGGCTTTTTTAACCAAATAGCGCTTATCTCTATGGCTCTCCTTACGATTGGCGTAGGAATGCTGGGGGTGTTTCAGGTGTCGTTTATTTATTTTGCAATGGCGCTGGTGTTGGGTGGCGGTTATGGAATGCTTTTCCCTGCCATACAAACCATGATTGTGAATTTTGGTGCACATAACCAGCGCGGAACGGCTAACTCAACCTACTTTACTGGGTTTGATATTGGAGTTGGCCTAGGTATGCTGCTTGGCGGTATCATTGCCGATAAAACAAGCTTATCAACATCTCTGATTGTTTCCTCCGTACTCAATTTACTGGCTATAATCTACTACGTTAAGATATCGGCACCGAGCTACAAGGCTCATACTTGTAAATAGAAAAAGGTCTCTTCCGAGACCTTTTTTATATTTAGCTAGATCGTTTTTACCAGCTTCCGCCAGCACCTCCGCCGCCGAAGTCTCCACCGCCAAAGCCTCCGAAACCGCCGCCGCCACCGCCAGAGAAATCGCTCCAGCCGCTACCGCTATTTCGGTGTCTATCTCCTAAGTTGCTTCCCATACCCATAAGCAAGAGCCAGAAAGGTAGGTTGCTTGCTGCAGAGCTATGTCTTTGAAATCCACCCGAGGAGTAAACTGACCCAGAGGTGTATTTTTTGGAGCGGGCTATTGCCGCAATAATTCCAAAGACGGCTACCAGCACAATAAATATTAGGATAGAGGCAAATGGGGATACTGTTTTAGCCCCTTTTTTATCTGCCTTAAATTCACCTCTGGCAAATTGTATGAGCTGCGTTGTTGCTTGGTCCAGCCCTTCGTAATACTTGTTTTGCCGAAATGCAGGTATTATAGTCTGGTCGATAATACGATTTGCGCGGGCGTCAGTTATGGAGCCTTCCATGCCATAGCCCGTAGCAATAAATACCTGACCACGTTCATTTCCAACTTTTGGTTTGATAAGAACGAGGATGCCGTTATTTTTCCCTTTTTGGCCGATACCCCATTTTTTTCCGAGAGCGAAGGCGTATTCACTTGGATCGTAACCGTCTAGTGAAGGTACAACGACAATCGCAATTTGGGTAGATGTGGTATCGTTGTATGCCCGAAGCTTAGATTCGAGCTGCTGCACCTCTTGGGGCGAAAGTAGGTTGGCAAAATCGTTGACTATTCGTGGTGGATTAGGTTGCTCTGGCAACTTCTGTCCAAAAACGGATAGGGCCGAGATTACAACGAATAGTATGCTGTAAAGTAATTTCATTGGCTTTAGTTTTTGCTACTCCGTTGTATTTCCAAAAGAAATATCGTCGGATAGCTCGTTCTTGTCATCGGAGGCTCTTGGAAAATGCTTTTTAAGCTGTAAACCAGCCTCTATAATTCCCTCAGAAAGCCCTTCGGTGAAAAGGCCTTTTCGGAATTTATCCGCCATTCTTTCCTTGATACATTCCCAGAAGTTGGTAGGAACCTTTTGGTTGATTCCGGCATCACCAAGTATGGCAAACTTTCGATCGTGGGTGGCAAGGTAGAATAGGACCCCATTGCGGAGGTCTGTTTTGTGCATGCTTAGCTCTGCAAATACTTTAGAAGCTCGATCAAGCACATTTGCCTCTTTGCAGTAAGCTTCGATGTGTACGCGCACCTCACCAGAGGTGTTCATCTCTGCTTCCTTTATTGAGTTTACAATCTTTTTTTTGTCTGCTTCGCTGAACAGCGGTTGGCTTTTCATGGTAAAAATGTTGAGGAGCAACGTTGCGTTGCTCCATTTGTATGCTAGAATTTTACCTCAGGAGCCTTTTCTGCGCCCTTGTCAGCCTCGAAGTAGGCTGCCTTTTCAAAACCAAACATCGATGCGAAAATCATTTGAGGGAATTTTCTGATGGTTTGGTTGTAGGTTTTTACATCTGCATTGAAATCATTTCGGGCAACCGTTATCCTATTCTCAGTTCCTTCTAGCTGCGATTGTAGGTCTAGAAAGTTTTGGTTTGCTTTTAGATTAGGATAGTTTTCGGCAACAGCCATCAATCTACCCAATGCAGACGAAACTTGGTTTTGCGCATTTTGGAACTTTTGGATGCTATTCTCATCTAACTTTTCTGGGCTAATGGTGATTTTTGTCGCATTTGCACGGGCTTCCATTACCTGTGTTAACGTAGATTTTTCGAAGTCGGCATATCCTTTTACGGTATTTACAAGGTTAGGGATAAGGTCTGCCCTGCGTTGGTATTGCGACTCAACGTTAGCCCATTTTCCCTTAACATTTTCGTCAAGGACAACAAGTCCGTTGTACGAATTCTTGAACCATAAAAATATAATCAGAATAACTGCGGCAATTACAGCCAAGACAATCCAAGTCTTTTTCATAGTGGAACAATTAATTTGTGATACTAATCGTAGCAGTATGCATCAAAATGTATGCAAACTTTTTCAAAATAGATGCACTGACATTTTAGGGCTACATGTCTGCAATTTACGGTATAAAAGTGTAATACTGCCATGCTTTTGTCATTTTTACGATCTTGATGTCGCGACATTTTGGCAGAGGTGTTTGATGCAGCCGCTCAGCAGCATGAAAAAGGCTCGAATTTATCGAGCCTTTTTGTTTATCTAAATCGTCTTCTGGATGACGATCGTCGTCCGTATTTATCTTTGCCAAGTTCTGTGCCAATCGTGATTCGGAAGGTGTTGGCCAGAGGGTTGTTTGCTCCATTGGCTGTTGGTACTAAGTAGGCAAAGTCGAGTATAAATGCGCTATACTTAATTCCGCCGCCAAATGTGAAAAATTTTCTATTCCCCTTGTTTTTGGACTCATTAAAGAGTCCTGCTCTAAGGCTAACTGCACTATTATAGGTGTATTCTGCCCCTGCTGAAAGCATTGTTTCTTGCAGCTCCTCCTTAAATCCGTTCGGCGCATCTCCGAATGATGAAAATAGCCCTTCTATTACAGATTTATTGGCGTTTAGGTTTTGGTTGTTCTCGTCGTATTTTGGGGTTGGAACTAGCAGTTTCGAAATTTCAAGCATGATAGAAAAAAGATGCTTTCTGTCAGCTTCAGCGGTGTATCGTCCGCCTATCCTAAGCGTAGTGGGAATGAATGCCTTGTTGTTGGCATCGTTGCTGTAGGCTATTTTCGATCCTATGTTAGTTATGCTTGCTCCCAATGCTATTTCGTTTTTGTTGTAACCTCTACGTAGCTCTTTTTGGTAGTAAAGGGCAATGTCTGCCGCAAAAGAGCTGGCTGTTTTAGTTTCTAACGAGTTTCCTGTTATATCAGAGCGTAGGTATCTAAAAGCAATTGCAGATGAAATTTCGTTGCTAAACATGCGGGAGTAGGCGGCATCAAAAGCGAGCTCGTTTGGGCTAAACTGCTTTTGGAGCATGTTAGATTCATCTTTGAATTCAATTTTCCCAAGAGCAAAATAGCGAAGCGAGGCGCTCACCGCTTGAACTTGATCTATCTTGTAAAATCCAGCAAGGTAATTTAAGCTTATTCCACTAATCAAATTTTTTAGCCAAGGGGTATAGGTAAAAGATGCGCCGCCTTTGGCTTCATGAAATGGATATTTAGCGGGATTCCAAAATTGAGCGTTGTTGTCGGCTATGGATGCGACTCCTTGGTCGCCGTAACCAGCCGCACGCGAATCGGGCGTTATTGACAAAAAAGCAGCGCCGACTTTTATCGGATTATATTCCCTTCCAATTATATCTGTTTGTGAATAGCCAAGCGTTGAACACAAACATCCCCCCACAACACACAATCCAACAGCTAGCTCCTTAAACATTTCCGAATACTTATTTTATTTCCTAAATATAGTATTTTTTTGTTAAACCAACTTTTAAAAGAAGCTTGTCGATACTGTTTAACACACATAATAAAAAAGGGCGATCTTTAAGACCGCCCTTTTTTACTGATAATATTTTATTTATCAAGCTTAAAGCCAACTGAAAATCTCAGGGTATTTGCAAGCGGGCTGTTGTTTCCGCTGCTAGTAGGAACAAGATAAGCTACATCAAAGATGAATGATTTGTAGTTTGCTCCTAAACCAAAAGTAAAATACTTTCTGTTACCCTTGGTTTCTGCCTCATGAAAGTATCCAGTTCTTAGCGATACTGTCTTGGCATAGGTGTATTCTGCTCCAAGCGAGTATACAAATTCTTTCATTTCTTCGCTAAATCCGCTGGGTGCATCACCAAACGAGGAAAATATTCCCTCCAGTACTGTTTTGTCGGCATTTTTATCGATTCCATTTTTTATATTAGGCGTAGGAACAAGCAACTTGGAGGTTTCTGCAAGTAACGAAAGCTTGTTTTGCTCATTTAAATTAAAGGTATAGCGGGCTCCTAAACGCAGGTTGGCAGGGATAAATGATTTTTCACCGTCGGTGCTGTACGAAATCTTAGGACCGAGGTTTGATACGTTTACACCAAATGCGATCTCATTAATTTCTAACTTTTTTTGATAGTAAAGCGCAACATCTGCAGCAAAAACGGACCCAGCTTTATACTGCTCATTAGAACTGCCTGTTAAGTCAGATCTAATGTACCTAAAAGCCACAGATGAAGATAGGTTTTCTGAAAATTTCCTAGAGTAGGCAACATCAATTGCAAACTCATTTGCTTTTACATCTTGCATGAGATTCCCCGAAATATCGGTAAATGGAATACTGCCAAGAGAAAAATATCGTAACGAAGCGCTCACAGCCTGTCTATCGTCAATTTTATAAAAGCCTGATAGGAAATGAAGGTTCATGTCGTCAGCACTGTTTCTGAGCCAAGGTGTAAATGTATAGGAGACACCTGTTTTGTAATCAGAGAAGATGTATTTTGCCGGATTCCAAAATTGAGAGTTATTATCGGGTGCTGTTGCGGCACCTTGATCGCCATAGCCTGCAGAACGTGCATCAGGGGCAATTTTTAGAAAAGGAGCACCAACTTTAGGGGCTTCTTGTGCAAAGGCGGAGTAGATAGGAACAAGAAAAGTACAAATTAAAAAGGTTCGAATTTGTTTTTGCATTTTTCAGGATTTAATGTTGTGTGGGTAAAAGTAGGTTAAATTTTACAAGAATTAAATTTCTGCTTAAGAAAACAACGGGAGCCAATCTCCTTTTATACTTGATTAAAGCGTATTATATATTCTGTTAGTGCTGTCTTCTAATTCTTTAATACTTATAATCCGGCTTCTTCTTAAAATTTCGCGGCCATCAAGAAAAAGAAGAATTGAAGGAACTGTGAATATGGTATATTGCCCGTAAATTTCAGGAGCAAGTGAAGTATCGATATCTAAAAGTACAATTTCAGGAAATTTAGATGTAACCAGCTCCTTCACTTTGGGTTTTAGAACTACGCAGGTTTGGCATTCTTCTCGTCCAAAGTAGGCGAGAACGATCCTGTTTCTTGAAATTTCTTGGGAAAATTCGCTCAGAGAGGTTATATCCTTTCTCATAGAGTTACTCTTTTTTGAATAAAAGGGCAACGGCATGAGCTTCGATGCCTTCTTCCCTTCCTACAAAACCCAACTTTTCGGTAGTTGTTGCTTTTATGTTTACCTGATTTCGGTCGATTTCCATCACATTTGCCAACGTTGCAATCATTAAAGGGATCATATCTTTAATTTTGGGCTGTTGTAAGCAGATGATGCAATCCACATTGCCAATGGCAAACCCGTGTTGAAGTATGGCATAGACGGTGCGTTTAAGTAGTATTTTACTGTCGATACCTTTAAATTCAACGGAGGTATCGGGGAAAT
This window harbors:
- a CDS encoding MFS transporter, with translation MEHNSAKLFTSSFIFAFLANSLMMLAFYMLMPTLPIYLINVLGFEPSDVGIIVSSYIISAVVIRPLSGFLIDSLRRKPFYVIVFSLFTVIFGGYTLFASFAMLLVVRILQGFVWGIIIPLGNTLAIDIMPSDRRGTGIGIYGMSSNLAMALGPVVGLTLLDSLGFPSIAMVSMAASALGVLFALLIKAPRKQIEKRNEPISLDRFILVKAIPVGINVLLVCFSYGFLVAYAALYGREMGIQNVGLFFILMAIGVIASRLFTGRFIDKGFFNQIALISMALLTIGVGMLGVFQVSFIYFAMALVLGGGYGMLFPAIQTMIVNFGAHNQRGTANSTYFTGFDIGVGLGMLLGGIIADKTSLSTSLIVSSVLNLLAIIYYVKISAPSYKAHTCK
- a CDS encoding TPM domain-containing protein — encoded protein: MKLLYSILFVVISALSVFGQKLPEQPNPPRIVNDFANLLSPQEVQQLESKLRAYNDTTSTQIAIVVVPSLDGYDPSEYAFALGKKWGIGQKGKNNGILVLIKPKVGNERGQVFIATGYGMEGSITDARANRIIDQTIIPAFRQNKYYEGLDQATTQLIQFARGEFKADKKGAKTVSPFASILIFIVLVAVFGIIAAIARSKKYTSGSVYSSGGFQRHSSAASNLPFWLLLMGMGSNLGDRHRNSGSGWSDFSGGGGGGFGGFGGGDFGGGGAGGSW
- a CDS encoding TPM domain-containing protein, with amino-acid sequence MKSQPLFSEADKKKIVNSIKEAEMNTSGEVRVHIEAYCKEANVLDRASKVFAELSMHKTDLRNGVLFYLATHDRKFAILGDAGINQKVPTNFWECIKERMADKFRKGLFTEGLSEGIIEAGLQLKKHFPRASDDKNELSDDISFGNTTE
- a CDS encoding LemA family protein, encoding MKKTWIVLAVIAAVILIIFLWFKNSYNGLVVLDENVKGKWANVESQYQRRADLIPNLVNTVKGYADFEKSTLTQVMEARANATKITISPEKLDENSIQKFQNAQNQVSSALGRLMAVAENYPNLKANQNFLDLQSQLEGTENRITVARNDFNADVKTYNQTIRKFPQMIFASMFGFEKAAYFEADKGAEKAPEVKF
- the porV gene encoding type IX secretion system outer membrane channel protein PorV; this translates as MFKELAVGLCVVGGCLCSTLGYSQTDIIGREYNPIKVGAAFLSITPDSRAAGYGDQGVASIADNNAQFWNPAKYPFHEAKGGASFTYTPWLKNLISGISLNYLAGFYKIDQVQAVSASLRYFALGKIEFKDESNMLQKQFSPNELAFDAAYSRMFSNEISSAIAFRYLRSDITGNSLETKTASSFAADIALYYQKELRRGYNKNEIALGASITNIGSKIAYSNDANNKAFIPTTLRIGGRYTAEADRKHLFSIMLEISKLLVPTPKYDENNQNLNANKSVIEGLFSSFGDAPNGFKEELQETMLSAGAEYTYNSAVSLRAGLFNESKNKGNRKFFTFGGGIKYSAFILDFAYLVPTANGANNPLANTFRITIGTELGKDKYGRRSSSRRRFR
- the porV gene encoding type IX secretion system outer membrane channel protein PorV produces the protein MQKQIRTFLICTFLVPIYSAFAQEAPKVGAPFLKIAPDARSAGYGDQGAATAPDNNSQFWNPAKYIFSDYKTGVSYTFTPWLRNSADDMNLHFLSGFYKIDDRQAVSASLRYFSLGSIPFTDISGNLMQDVKANEFAIDVAYSRKFSENLSSSVAFRYIRSDLTGSSNEQYKAGSVFAADVALYYQKKLEINEIAFGVNVSNLGPKISYSTDGEKSFIPANLRLGARYTFNLNEQNKLSLLAETSKLLVPTPNIKNGIDKNADKTVLEGIFSSFGDAPSGFSEEMKEFVYSLGAEYTYAKTVSLRTGYFHEAETKGNRKYFTFGLGANYKSFIFDVAYLVPTSSGNNSPLANTLRFSVGFKLDK
- a CDS encoding thioredoxin family protein gives rise to the protein MRKDITSLSEFSQEISRNRIVLAYFGREECQTCVVLKPKVKELVTSKFPEIVLLDIDTSLAPEIYGQYTIFTVPSILLFLDGREILRRSRIISIKELEDSTNRIYNTL
- the ispF gene encoding 2-C-methyl-D-erythritol 2,4-cyclodiphosphate synthase, whose protein sequence is MNIRIGNGYDVHQLAEGLDLWLGGIQIEHSKGCVAHSDGDVLIHALCDALLGAAGLRDIGFHFPDTSVEFKGIDSKILLKRTVYAILQHGFAIGNVDCIICLQQPKIKDMIPLMIATLANVMEIDRNQVNIKATTTEKLGFVGREEGIEAHAVALLFKKE